GCCCTCACGCACCTCTACCAGCGCTTCCAGCCCCAGCCCACCTTGGTTGATCGGCAAACAGCTTGTGAGTTTGAACCCTTGCTCAATTCAGAGGCGATCGCTGCTGCCTTTGTCGTCAAGCATGGCCATGTTCATCCTGAAAAAGCGGTTCGGGCCTATAATCATGCCTTTCAGCGCTTGGGTGGGCAGATGGCGATCGCTCCTGTACGGCAGATGCAAACTGATCAGGGCAAGATCACTGGTGTGGTCACGCCTACTGAGATCTATGCTGGACATCAAGTCGCAGTTTGTGCTGGGGCTATGAGCCGGGCTTTGCTGCAACAGATGCAGATCACCGTGCCCTGCTACTTTTCCCATGCAGAACTCATCGAAACACCGCCTGTTGACCTCAACCTGCGCATGGTAATCATGCCGGCCAATACCCGTCGTTTTGCCCTAGAAGCTACCGTGGAGCAAAGCCAGAAGGAAGACCTCTGGGATGAAGCTGGTCACGAAATTGCTCCCCCCATTTTAGATGCGGGCATCTTTCAGTTTGCTGATGGACATCTGCGGCTTGGACAAATTAGCCGTCTCCTTACCGATCCCCAGGCACCTGTGGATGCTGCTGCGAGTGAACGCCAGATTCGAGAAGCGATCGCTCACCTGATTCCGGCCCTAGCGGATGTGCCTGGCCAATGGCACCGCTGCTTAGTTGCCTTCAGTGGCGATCGTATGCCCCTCGTGGGCGCTCTCCCGGACTACGCAGGCCTACATCTATTCTCCGGCTTCAGCAATCCTTTTGCCTTCGTGCCACCCATCGCCCAACGCTTTGCCAAAAGCCAGGTAGGAAACCCTGACCTCCTGATTGAGTCTCTAGCACCCTCACGATTTAAAGAACAAAATTAAAGCTTTGTAGTTTTTGATACAGAATTTAGACTATATCTTTGGGTCTGGATTACACTAAGAAATGGTTGGAGACCCCTGTCGTCACTTTGTTGTCTATCTGTGAGACCTATGACCCAGTCTAATTCCCGTATTCCTACCTCTAAAACTGCTCAGGAGCAAGATCGTGCTGTGCAGCGCTATCGCCGCACGAGCCCCAACAGCAAGGATCTCTATACCCAGTGGCAGGCTATTCGTGCGGCTGCACTCCAACAGCGCAGTCCCGACTCGCAATACGATGTGATCCCGGGAGAAGATAGCTATTAGCAGCGCCTATTTAGGTAATTGGGTGGGCGATTTAGGTTGGGCACTGCCTACCTATGAGCAATAGGTTCTAAACTAGCCCATCCTGCTCAATTTCTTCAATCACTTGGAGTCCACGAGGATCGCCCACTTTGAGCACAGCAAGACGGGCATCGTCGCGGACGCCCATGTCTTCATCTTCGGCAAAGGCTTCAATAATGGCGTCAATAGCCGTGGCATAAATCACATTGGACGGCAGCTCTCGGCACAGCAGGCCAATCGCCCAGGCACAGTTGCTGCGCACCGCTGCTACAGGATCACGCCGCAGAGCTTCAATGAGGGGAGGAATAGCGGCAATCACCGATTCGTAGTCTAGATTGGCCATCTGGGCTAGGGCACTGGCGGCCCATAGACGCACGGCGGAAATATCGGTGCGTAGGGCATGGGTGAGCGGCGTTAGGGAGCGGCGATCGCGGCAGTTGCCCAAAGCCCAGACAAGTCCTTTGCGCACATAGCCGTTCAGATCCTGCTCTAACTGCACAATGAGAGCATCAACGGCTAGGGGACTGGGGTTGCGTCCGAGGGCATAGGCGGCACTCACCCGGATGAGCGGACAGGTATCGGACAGAAGGTTAATTAATTGAGGAACGGCGCGAGGTTCCTCTAGTTCACAAAATGCTCGGGTGGCCAACATGCGCTGCTGATTGTCGGACGCGTCTAGCAAAGGCAGCATTACGTCCGGATCTGGCTTGTCATCCTCAGATACGTCGATCGCCTCGAGATGATCCAGTGGGCTATCGGCGGCAATGGCAGGGTCTAACACGCTAGCATCGTCATCATACATATTGTCACTCTACAGCAAACCGTGCCCTGCGTAATGGGTCTCGCCAGGAAAAATCTCCTAGCCCCATGGGGGCGATCGCCCCTAGCCCTAGCCTCTACCGCTGGATAGTTTATGGAATGCTCATCCTCGCCTAAGCTACCGATATCCTCTTTATGGTTGGCGAGACGGGTGTCCTTCTGAGACACTAGTAGTGGCACAATGGTGGAATACTCATTCTGAGGTGTTCTGGCTAGCTTACCCATGAACCGGTGTCACCGCCTCTTTGGGAATCTCAACCAGAAACTAGCCGTGATTCCCAGTTCAACGTAGCGGAACGTTGCCAGGGCGATCGCTAGATTCTACGGAGATCGATGCCCAGAGGTTGGCCAAACCTCCCTGCTCCCGCCCTCAAATCACACACGCGGACGATCGATGACCATGACGACTTCCGTCTTGGAAGAGTTATTGCAATCCATGCCCCACCTGCGGTCACAGATGTACTTTAAAGCATCCTTGACAGCTCTTTCCCATGCCATGGAAGACCAGGTGCTGGCAGATACAGGGCAGCCTCTTGTCATTGCCAATTTTCAACGAGAACGATTTTATCGCCAAGAGGTCAATCGTTACCTACGTATTTCAGCATTAACCCCTCAGGTCTACGTTCTAGCCGCCGCCGAAACAGAATTTTCTAGCCGTAGCGACCACTATGAAATGGTGGCGTTTGATGCCAGCGATGAACTTCGCCACGAATGGCATCTGGTGGTTATTGGAACTCGGTATTCTGCCTGTTTAATCTGCCGTGAGCGCCAAGGAATTACAGACTTCCAGGGCACGGAAGGCATGACGGTTGATCAAACCCGACGGTTTGAAGGAATTTGGACGTTTGATCGCCACGTGAGTTCTGAAGCCGCCAAGCTTTTATTAAACCGTGTCGCCTACTATCGCCCAGAACTCCAGGACAAGGTGGAGCAGGCCCGTGCTGACTTCCTCATGGATGGCCCCATCCCTCACCGAGATATTGATCCCGATCCCTTTGCTCAACGCCTCGTCACCTATCTGCAAGCTGGGCAATACAAACTTTTGAAGGCCTACCGCTCTATTGCGGCTCAGGAACGCCGAGAACGATTGGCTAACCTGATTACCACCGCTATTCGGCGATCGCTCAATCCTCAAGAAATTTTCGCCGTGGCGGTCAAAGAACTGGGGCAGGCCATGGAGGTATGTCGCT
This genomic window from Candidatus Obscuribacterales bacterium contains:
- a CDS encoding FAD-binding oxidoreductase, encoding ALTHLYQRFQPQPTLVDRQTACEFEPLLNSEAIAAAFVVKHGHVHPEKAVRAYNHAFQRLGGQMAIAPVRQMQTDQGKITGVVTPTEIYAGHQVAVCAGAMSRALLQQMQITVPCYFSHAELIETPPVDLNLRMVIMPANTRRFALEATVEQSQKEDLWDEAGHEIAPPILDAGIFQFADGHLRLGQISRLLTDPQAPVDAAASERQIREAIAHLIPALADVPGQWHRCLVAFSGDRMPLVGALPDYAGLHLFSGFSNPFAFVPPIAQRFAKSQVGNPDLLIESLAPSRFKEQN
- a CDS encoding HEAT repeat domain-containing protein, with translation MYDDDASVLDPAIAADSPLDHLEAIDVSEDDKPDPDVMLPLLDASDNQQRMLATRAFCELEEPRAVPQLINLLSDTCPLIRVSAAYALGRNPSPLAVDALIVQLEQDLNGYVRKGLVWALGNCRDRRSLTPLTHALRTDISAVRLWAASALAQMANLDYESVIAAIPPLIEALRRDPVAAVRSNCAWAIGLLCRELPSNVIYATAIDAIIEAFAEDEDMGVRDDARLAVLKVGDPRGLQVIEEIEQDGLV